From a single Clostridium isatidis genomic region:
- a CDS encoding FprA family A-type flavoprotein: MVELIKENIYWIGVKDPALRVFDIIMETKKGTTYNSYLIDDEKIAVIDSVKTGFHEEFVNNITSVIGEREVDYIIVQHTELDHSGSLIKLIEKYPKAKVVGTRAALNYLKNILNKDFNGEEAKSEIKLGKTTLKFIQAPNLHWPDTMFTYVEERNLLFTCDFTGSHYCPEGSITGSLNDEYFVEMKYYFDCIMGPFKKFVLMGLNKIEGLNFDIIAPSHGPVHMNNIDHILNLYKEWATEEKVDNKKVEIFYISAYGNTEFMAKFLKGKLEEKGFKVDVTEITEIPLSESVKKIETAKGIMIGSPTINQDAVKPSWDLLSLINPITNRGKAALAFGSYGWSGEGVKMLSSRLKELKFKTIDPGISFCFVPSEEELKKAEEAVDKFIELL, from the coding sequence ATGGTGGAACTAATAAAAGAGAATATTTATTGGATTGGAGTTAAGGATCCTGCATTAAGAGTATTTGATATAATAATGGAAACAAAAAAGGGAACTACTTATAATTCATATCTAATAGATGATGAAAAAATAGCAGTAATTGATAGTGTAAAAACTGGTTTTCATGAAGAGTTTGTTAATAACATTACATCTGTTATAGGAGAAAGGGAAGTAGATTATATAATTGTACAACATACAGAATTAGATCATAGTGGATCATTAATAAAATTAATTGAAAAGTATCCTAAGGCAAAGGTTGTTGGTACAAGAGCGGCATTAAATTACTTAAAGAATATCTTAAATAAGGATTTTAATGGAGAAGAAGCAAAAAGTGAGATAAAATTAGGAAAAACAACTCTTAAATTTATTCAAGCACCAAATTTACATTGGCCAGATACAATGTTTACTTATGTAGAAGAAAGAAACCTTTTATTTACTTGTGATTTTACAGGTTCTCATTACTGCCCAGAAGGTTCAATTACAGGAAGTTTAAATGATGAGTACTTTGTAGAAATGAAATATTATTTTGATTGTATAATGGGACCATTCAAAAAATTTGTATTAATGGGATTAAATAAAATAGAGGGATTAAATTTTGATATAATTGCTCCAAGCCATGGACCTGTACATATGAATAATATTGACCATATTCTTAATTTATATAAAGAATGGGCTACTGAAGAAAAAGTTGATAATAAAAAAGTAGAAATATTCTATATTTCAGCTTATGGTAATACAGAATTTATGGCTAAATTCTTAAAGGGTAAGTTAGAAGAAAAAGGATTTAAGGTAGATGTAACAGAAATAACAGAAATACCTTTAAGTGAAAGTGTTAAAAAGATAGAAACTGCAAAAGGTATAATGATTGGTTCACCAACAATAAATCAAGATGCTGTAAAACCATCTTGGGACTTATTATCTTTAATCAATCCTATTACTAATAGAGGAAAGGCTGCCTTAGCCTTTGGTTCATATGGGTGGTCAGGAGAAGGTGTAAAGATGCTTTCATCTAGACTTAAAGAATTAAAATTTAAAACTATAGATCCAGGTATATCATTCTGTTTTGTTCCTTCAGAAGAGGAATTAAAAAAGGCAGAAGAAGCTGTAGATAAATTTATTGAATTGCTGTAG
- a CDS encoding PFL family protein, which translates to MNTNNILETIKMIDEENLDIRTITMGISLLDCIDSNGDKAREKIYNKITSSAKDLVRAGKEIENEFGIPIVNKRVSVTPISIIAGATNEESYVKFAEILDKAAEHLGIDFIGGFSALVQKGYTKGDKILIKSIPEALSKTRKVCASVNIGSTRTGINMDAVKEMGQIIKNTAELSKEAKGFGCAKLVVFCNAVEDNPFMAGAFHGVGEADKIINVGVSGPGVVQRALQKVKGEPFDVVAETIKKTAFKITRMGQLVAKEASKRLDVPFGIVDLSLAPTPAIGDSVAHILEEMGLESVGTHGTTAALALLNDAVKKGGIMACSHVGGLSGAFIPVSEDAGMIDAVLKGALNLEKLEAMTAICSVGLDMIAVPGDTSAETIAAMIADEAAIGMINNKTTAVRIIPAPGCKVGDMVEFGGLLGRAPVMKINNNSSNLFIERGGRIPAPVHSFKN; encoded by the coding sequence ATGAATACTAATAATATTTTGGAAACAATAAAAATGATAGATGAAGAGAATTTAGATATTAGAACTATCACTATGGGAATTTCTTTATTAGACTGCATTGATTCAAATGGAGATAAGGCTAGAGAAAAGATTTATAATAAAATAACTTCATCTGCAAAAGATTTAGTAAGAGCAGGTAAAGAAATAGAAAATGAATTTGGTATACCTATAGTTAATAAGAGAGTTTCTGTAACTCCAATTTCAATAATAGCAGGAGCTACAAACGAAGAAAGCTATGTTAAATTTGCTGAAATTTTAGATAAAGCCGCAGAGCATTTAGGAATAGATTTTATAGGTGGATTTTCTGCTTTAGTTCAAAAAGGATATACAAAAGGGGATAAGATATTAATTAAATCAATTCCAGAGGCTCTTTCAAAAACTAGAAAGGTTTGCGCTTCTGTAAATATTGGTTCTACAAGAACAGGTATAAATATGGATGCAGTAAAAGAAATGGGACAAATAATAAAAAATACTGCAGAGTTATCAAAAGAGGCTAAAGGTTTTGGCTGTGCCAAGTTAGTTGTATTTTGCAATGCAGTAGAAGACAATCCATTTATGGCAGGTGCATTTCATGGGGTAGGAGAAGCAGATAAGATAATAAATGTTGGAGTAAGTGGTCCTGGAGTTGTTCAAAGGGCATTACAAAAGGTAAAAGGAGAACCTTTTGATGTAGTTGCTGAAACTATTAAGAAAACTGCTTTTAAGATCACTAGAATGGGTCAATTAGTAGCTAAAGAAGCGTCAAAAAGGCTTGATGTACCTTTTGGAATTGTTGATTTATCCTTAGCACCAACACCAGCTATTGGTGATTCTGTGGCTCATATACTTGAAGAAATGGGATTAGAATCTGTAGGAACCCATGGAACAACTGCTGCTTTAGCTTTATTAAATGATGCAGTTAAAAAAGGTGGAATTATGGCATGTAGCCATGTTGGAGGATTGAGTGGAGCTTTTATTCCAGTTTCAGAAGATGCAGGTATGATAGATGCAGTATTAAAGGGAGCTTTAAATTTAGAAAAACTAGAAGCAATGACTGCTATTTGTTCGGTTGGATTAGATATGATCGCGGTACCTGGAGATACATCAGCAGAAACTATTGCAGCAATGATAGCAGATGAGGCTGCAATTGGTATGATAAATAATAAAACAACTGCTGTTAGAATAATACCAGCGCCTGGATGTAAGGTTGGGGATATGGTGGAATTCGGAGGATTACTAGGTCGAGCACCAGTAATGAAGATTAATAATAATTCTTCTAATTTATTTATTGAGAGAGGTGGAAGAATACCAGCTCCGGTTCATTCATTTAAAAATTAA
- a CDS encoding ACT domain-containing protein has protein sequence MKGILTVIGRDKVGIIAGISSELVKFNINILDVNQTIMKEYFTMIMMLDFEKANSSFDIVKEGLISKGKELGVEVKIQREEIFNSMHSL, from the coding sequence ATGAAAGGAATTTTAACTGTAATAGGAAGAGATAAGGTAGGAATTATTGCAGGTATTAGCAGTGAATTAGTAAAATTTAATATCAATATTTTAGATGTGAACCAAACTATAATGAAGGAATATTTTACTATGATTATGATGCTTGATTTTGAAAAAGCTAATAGCAGTTTTGATATAGTAAAAGAAGGCTTAATTTCAAAGGGAAAAGAGTTAGGAGTAGAGGTAAAAATACAGAGAGAAGAAATCTTTAATTCAATGCACAGTTTATAA
- a CDS encoding Crp/Fnr family transcriptional regulator encodes MIKTLQRARFFKDIEDEEIKKILDEEVYMVRSYNKGQIIANQGEPCNSLSIIVEGKAVVQNVYENGKVLTLANLSEGDAFAEAIIFAKEGTYPSTVMAIENCKIIFFPKKTILNIMKKNTKFTENFLGLLSQKLVNLNKKIKLIELDSIRRKICKLLLDNYNTKNSLVLKIKSKKELAEEMGVARPSLSRELISMKNSGLIDFNLKEIRILDLEKIEDEFFD; translated from the coding sequence ATGATAAAAACATTACAAAGGGCTAGATTTTTTAAGGATATAGAAGATGAAGAAATAAAGAAAATCTTAGATGAGGAAGTTTATATGGTAAGATCCTACAATAAGGGGCAAATAATTGCTAATCAAGGTGAGCCATGCAATAGTTTATCAATAATAGTAGAAGGAAAAGCTGTTGTACAAAATGTATATGAAAATGGAAAGGTATTGACTTTAGCAAATCTTAGTGAAGGTGACGCCTTTGCTGAAGCAATAATTTTTGCTAAGGAAGGAACCTACCCTTCAACTGTAATGGCGATAGAAAATTGTAAAATTATTTTTTTTCCTAAAAAAACTATTTTAAATATAATGAAGAAAAATACTAAATTCACAGAGAATTTTTTAGGATTATTATCTCAAAAATTAGTAAATTTAAATAAAAAAATAAAGCTGATAGAATTAGATTCTATTAGAAGAAAGATATGCAAACTGCTATTAGATAATTATAATACTAAGAACTCTTTAGTATTAAAGATAAAGTCTAAAAAAGAATTAGCAGAAGAAATGGGAGTAGCAAGACCTTCTCTTTCTAGAGAATTAATCAGTATGAAAAATAGTGGTCTTATTGATTTTAATCTAAAAGAAATAAGAATATTAGATTTAGAAAAAATAGAAGATGAATTTTTTGATTAA
- the hcp gene encoding hydroxylamine reductase, translating to MENKMFCFQCQETAGCTGCTKFGVCGKSPDLARMQDLLVYVTKGLSEVTTRLRKEGKKVSSEVNHYITINLFTTITNANFDDEIFYDRVRRVLEIKEELLNQLSNKEGLSEAALWTASTREEYDTKSTEVGVLATKDEDIRSLRELITYGLKGLAAYMKHANELSYDNEEISAFMQETLAKLLDDSLTVDQLVALTLETGKVGVDGMALLDAANTGTYGNPEITKVNIGVRNNPGILVSGHDLKDLEQLLEQTKGTGVDVYTHSEMLPAHYYPAFKKYDHFVGNYGNAWWKQKEEFESFNGPILMTTNCIVPPKESYKHRVFTTGAAGFPGCKHIPGVDGEKKDFSEIIELAKTCKAPTEIEKGEIIGGFAHNQVFALADKVVDAVKSGAIKKFFVMAGCDGRAKSRNYYTEFAKALPKDTVILTAGCAKYKYNKLDLGDIGGIPRVLDAGQCNDSYSLALIALKLKEVFELQDINDLPLAFNIAWYEQKAVIVLLSLLYLGVKNIHLGPTLPAFLSPNVAKVLVENFGIGGITNVEDDLKMFLG from the coding sequence ATGGAAAATAAAATGTTTTGTTTCCAATGTCAAGAAACAGCAGGCTGTACAGGCTGTACAAAATTTGGAGTATGTGGAAAATCACCAGACCTTGCTAGAATGCAGGATTTATTAGTATATGTAACAAAAGGATTATCAGAAGTAACAACTAGACTTAGAAAAGAAGGAAAAAAAGTTTCAAGTGAAGTTAATCACTATATAACAATTAATTTATTTACAACTATAACAAATGCTAACTTTGATGATGAGATATTCTACGATAGAGTAAGAAGAGTATTAGAAATAAAAGAAGAATTATTAAATCAATTATCAAATAAAGAAGGTTTATCAGAAGCTGCATTATGGACTGCTTCTACAAGAGAAGAATATGATACAAAATCAACAGAAGTTGGTGTATTAGCAACTAAAGATGAAGATATAAGAAGTTTAAGAGAACTTATAACTTATGGATTAAAAGGTTTAGCAGCATATATGAAGCATGCTAACGAATTAAGCTATGATAACGAAGAAATTAGTGCATTTATGCAAGAAACTTTAGCTAAGTTATTAGATGACAGCTTAACAGTAGATCAATTAGTAGCTTTAACTTTAGAAACAGGTAAAGTTGGAGTAGACGGTATGGCTTTATTAGATGCAGCTAATACTGGAACTTATGGAAACCCAGAAATAACAAAAGTTAATATAGGTGTTAGAAATAATCCAGGTATTTTAGTTTCTGGTCACGACTTAAAAGACTTAGAACAATTATTAGAACAAACAAAGGGAACAGGAGTAGATGTTTATACTCACTCAGAAATGTTACCAGCTCACTATTATCCAGCATTTAAGAAATATGATCACTTTGTAGGTAACTATGGAAATGCATGGTGGAAGCAAAAAGAAGAATTTGAAAGCTTCAACGGTCCAATATTAATGACTACAAACTGTATAGTACCACCAAAGGAAAGCTACAAGCATAGAGTATTTACAACTGGAGCTGCAGGCTTCCCAGGATGTAAGCATATACCAGGAGTAGATGGAGAAAAGAAAGACTTCTCAGAAATAATTGAACTTGCTAAGACTTGCAAGGCTCCAACAGAAATAGAAAAGGGAGAAATCATTGGTGGATTTGCTCACAACCAAGTATTTGCGCTTGCTGATAAAGTTGTAGATGCTGTTAAGTCAGGAGCTATTAAGAAATTCTTCGTAATGGCTGGATGTGACGGTAGAGCTAAATCAAGAAACTACTACACAGAATTTGCAAAAGCACTACCAAAAGATACTGTTATTTTAACTGCAGGTTGTGCAAAATACAAATATAACAAATTAGACTTAGGAGATATTGGTGGAATTCCAAGAGTTCTTGATGCAGGACAATGTAACGATTCATACTCATTAGCATTAATTGCATTAAAACTTAAAGAAGTATTTGAATTACAAGATATTAATGATTTACCATTAGCATTTAACATTGCATGGTATGAACAAAAAGCTGTTATAGTATTATTATCATTACTATACTTAGGAGTTAAGAATATCCATTTAGGACCAACTCTACCAGCATTCCTTTCACCAAATGTTGCTAAAGTACTTGTTGAAAACTTTGGAATTGGTGGAATAACAAACGTAGAAGACGACTTAAAAATGTTTTTAGGATAA
- a CDS encoding AAA family ATPase, with amino-acid sequence MKIKKLIISAFGPYAEKQELNFEENLKDKNIFVITGNTGAGKTTIFDAINFALFGEASGSEREGKNLRSDFASLETKTEVELWFSMRNKDYYVKRSPQYYRKKQRGEGFTESKAVAELKYKDKTITGYKEVTRAVEEILGINSEQFKQLVMIPQGEFKKLLNSDSDKKEEIFRKIFGTKIFSDIQQNIKNEANELKRNIELIQRDRENNIKSFMINEENITLKEMITARDMNIEQIIKGFEEEISVDQEMISNLKDELDKFQEEIETLSKELALINENNKKLEKKNNIKLEFERLSCLKENYKEKSVILEKAKKALKLDLYEKDYRYKKSLYDEVNFKLNEAIKNIEKYKKDYDLAFKRLQEEKAKEEEKNILLSQLNEIDKLKEKASRYEKNKAKVNKLKIFIEDLEKEINNINLEIKGNSDLINKLAIELENISSLKNKKNTLEINVINLNKKIEDLNILLNSLESYKRESNKHSNLTLVYEEADKSYVAAKNYYENLEEAFRRNQAGILAKNLIEGEPCPVCGSLHHPKLAVLNSEVIDENLVKEAKVKADKLYEIREKYYRDLSKINANLESNKREIIFPLLMKIFASNNLEDISLEIEKVLGLIKKNNFELLNINKEIEGISLLVNKEEEKIKEKKNKEARIEKLRNYLEEKNKELLSNKENLKIEETNLKNIEEEFNGNVKSYNELENIRREINYKIEELKKNYEKAEAEYNLLKSNLDKENGNKQSLEIRSKESKKDLEEAIEIFKEKTLALGFKDGRDYKNSQLKEEEIETLERDINNYINNLANTEKLLKDITKECEGLIKKDIKELEIKIESYKDNKLKIQKIEKKLYSKIDQNIKLLKNIEKNNELIEKDEKKYSVIGRLSKIINGDNSRKISFERYVLASYFEDIITAANLRLSRMSCNRYELLRKEEVGDKRKGQGLDLEVFDNYTGKSRDIKTLSGGEAFKASLSMALGLADVVQAYSGGIQLDTIFVDEGFGTLDSESLDNAIECLVELQNDGRVVGIISHVQELKDRIDSKIVITSTNKGSNAKFN; translated from the coding sequence ATGAAAATTAAAAAATTAATAATTTCAGCTTTTGGACCTTATGCAGAAAAACAAGAATTAAATTTTGAAGAAAATTTAAAAGATAAAAATATATTTGTAATAACAGGAAATACGGGAGCAGGTAAAACAACAATTTTTGATGCCATTAACTTTGCTCTTTTTGGAGAGGCAAGTGGAAGTGAAAGGGAAGGTAAAAATTTAAGAAGTGATTTTGCTTCTCTGGAAACTAAGACAGAAGTTGAGCTATGGTTTTCGATGAGAAATAAGGATTATTATGTAAAAAGATCACCTCAATATTATAGAAAGAAACAAAGAGGTGAAGGATTTACAGAAAGTAAGGCTGTTGCAGAACTAAAATATAAAGATAAAACGATAACAGGATATAAAGAAGTAACACGAGCAGTAGAAGAAATTTTAGGTATTAATTCAGAGCAATTCAAGCAATTAGTTATGATACCTCAAGGGGAGTTTAAAAAGTTATTAAATTCTGATAGTGATAAGAAGGAAGAAATATTTAGAAAGATATTTGGAACAAAAATATTTTCAGATATTCAGCAGAATATAAAGAATGAAGCAAATGAATTAAAAAGAAATATTGAACTTATCCAAAGGGATAGGGAAAATAATATTAAGTCCTTTATGATAAACGAAGAAAATATAACTTTAAAAGAAATGATTACTGCTAGGGATATGAATATTGAGCAAATAATAAAAGGTTTTGAAGAAGAAATAAGTGTAGATCAAGAGATGATTTCAAATTTAAAGGATGAATTAGATAAGTTTCAAGAGGAAATAGAAACTTTATCTAAGGAATTAGCATTAATAAATGAAAATAATAAAAAGTTAGAGAAAAAGAATAATATAAAATTAGAATTTGAAAGGCTTTCATGCCTAAAAGAAAATTATAAAGAAAAGTCTGTTATTCTGGAAAAGGCAAAAAAGGCATTGAAATTGGACCTTTATGAAAAAGATTATAGGTATAAAAAATCTTTATATGATGAAGTAAATTTTAAATTAAATGAAGCTATAAAAAATATAGAAAAGTATAAAAAAGATTATGACCTAGCATTTAAGAGATTACAAGAAGAAAAAGCCAAAGAAGAAGAAAAAAATATTTTATTAAGTCAATTAAATGAAATAGATAAATTAAAGGAAAAAGCTTCTAGATATGAAAAAAATAAGGCAAAAGTAAATAAATTAAAGATTTTTATAGAAGATCTGGAAAAAGAAATTAATAATATAAATTTAGAGATAAAAGGTAATAGTGATTTAATAAATAAATTAGCAATAGAGTTGGAGAATATAAGTAGTTTAAAAAATAAAAAGAATACATTGGAAATAAATGTTATTAATTTAAATAAGAAAATAGAAGATTTAAATATATTATTAAATTCTTTAGAGAGTTATAAGAGGGAAAGTAATAAACATTCAAATCTGACTTTAGTCTATGAAGAGGCAGATAAGTCTTATGTAGCGGCTAAAAACTATTATGAAAATTTAGAAGAGGCTTTTAGGAGAAATCAAGCAGGAATACTTGCCAAGAATTTAATAGAAGGGGAACCTTGCCCAGTATGTGGTTCACTTCATCATCCAAAGCTAGCTGTTTTAAATAGTGAAGTTATAGATGAGAATTTGGTAAAAGAAGCAAAAGTTAAAGCAGATAAATTATATGAAATTAGAGAAAAATACTATAGAGATTTATCTAAAATAAATGCAAATTTAGAATCGAATAAAAGAGAAATAATATTTCCTCTATTAATGAAAATATTTGCTAGTAACAATCTTGAAGATATATCATTAGAAATTGAGAAAGTTTTAGGATTAATAAAGAAAAATAATTTTGAGTTATTAAATATTAATAAGGAAATAGAAGGAATATCTTTATTAGTTAATAAGGAAGAAGAAAAGATTAAGGAAAAGAAGAATAAAGAGGCAAGAATTGAGAAGTTAAGAAATTATTTAGAAGAGAAAAATAAAGAACTTTTATCTAATAAAGAAAATTTAAAAATAGAAGAAACTAATTTGAAAAATATTGAAGAAGAATTTAATGGAAATGTTAAGTCTTATAATGAACTTGAAAATATAAGAAGAGAAATTAATTATAAAATAGAAGAGCTAAAAAAGAATTATGAAAAAGCTGAAGCAGAATATAATTTATTAAAATCTAATTTAGATAAAGAAAATGGAAACAAGCAATCTTTAGAAATTAGGTCAAAAGAATCAAAAAAAGATTTAGAAGAAGCTATTGAGATATTTAAGGAAAAGACTTTAGCATTAGGCTTCAAAGATGGACGTGATTATAAAAACAGTCAGCTTAAAGAAGAAGAAATAGAAACTTTAGAAAGGGATATCAATAATTACATCAACAACTTAGCCAATACAGAAAAATTATTGAAAGATATTACTAAGGAATGTGAAGGGCTAATAAAAAAAGATATTAAGGAATTGGAAATAAAAATAGAATCTTATAAAGATAATAAATTAAAGATACAGAAGATTGAGAAAAAGTTATATTCTAAAATAGATCAAAATATAAAACTATTAAAGAATATTGAAAAGAATAATGAATTAATTGAAAAAGATGAAAAAAAGTATAGTGTTATAGGAAGGCTTTCAAAGATTATTAATGGTGATAACAGTAGAAAAATAAGCTTTGAAAGATATGTATTAGCTTCATATTTTGAAGATATAATCACTGCAGCAAATTTAAGACTTTCTAGAATGAGCTGTAATAGATATGAACTTTTAAGAAAAGAAGAAGTTGGAGATAAGAGAAAGGGACAAGGCTTAGACTTAGAAGTATTTGATAATTATACAGGAAAATCTAGAGATATAAAAACTCTATCAGGTGGGGAAGCTTTCAAAGCATCATTGTCTATGGCTTTAGGTTTAGCAGATGTGGTACAAGCTTATTCAGGGGGAATACAGTTAGATACTATTTTTGTGGATGAAGGTTTTGGAACTTTGGATTCAGAATCTTTAGATAATGCTATAGAATGTTTAGTTGAACTCCAAAATGACGGAAGAGTGGTAGGTATAATATCTCATGTACAAGAATTGAAGGATAGGATAGATTCAAAGATAGTTATTACATCTACTAATAAAGGAAGCAATGCTAAATTTAATTAA
- a CDS encoding exonuclease SbcCD subunit D, which produces MKIFHMGDWHIGKLVNGFYMTEEQEYMLEELFKAIEEEKPDVLVIAGDLYDRSIPPVQAVELLNKTLEKIVIDLKTPIIAIAGNHDSNERLDFASSLLRRSGLYIIGNLKRNTEKIVLEDEFGKVNFYPIPFADVPIVRDLYGDENIKTPNDAMRKIIDEINKDLNKEERNIAIAHGYVTKIREGNFEELVESDSEKPISIGGTDFIDGKLFENFNYTALGHLHGPQKVGNERIRYSGSLMKYSFSEVNQKKGINIINLDSEGNIDVRFYRLKGKRDFRIIEGYLENIIRDSTKDNLNKEDYIKVILKDKGEILDPMAKIRTVYPNVMELVREERLNKQGSERKIADIKEKSTLTLFKDFYKDIIGEDCSSEELEIIANILDKAKEEEY; this is translated from the coding sequence ATGAAAATTTTTCATATGGGGGATTGGCATATTGGAAAGCTTGTTAATGGTTTCTATATGACTGAAGAACAGGAATATATGTTAGAAGAGTTATTTAAGGCAATAGAAGAAGAAAAGCCAGATGTATTAGTAATAGCGGGAGACTTATATGATAGATCAATACCACCTGTACAAGCAGTTGAATTGTTAAATAAAACTCTTGAGAAAATCGTAATAGATTTAAAAACACCTATAATTGCTATTGCTGGTAATCATGACAGTAATGAAAGATTAGATTTTGCTAGTTCATTATTAAGAAGAAGTGGTTTATATATTATAGGAAACTTAAAAAGAAATACAGAAAAAATTGTTTTAGAAGATGAATTTGGAAAGGTAAATTTTTATCCAATACCTTTTGCAGATGTTCCAATTGTAAGAGATTTATATGGAGATGAGAATATAAAGACGCCAAATGATGCAATGAGAAAAATAATTGATGAAATAAATAAAGATTTAAATAAAGAAGAAAGAAATATTGCAATTGCCCATGGATATGTAACGAAAATAAGAGAGGGAAATTTTGAAGAACTAGTTGAATCAGATTCTGAAAAACCTATTTCTATAGGGGGAACGGATTTTATTGATGGGAAACTCTTTGAAAACTTTAATTATACTGCTCTTGGTCATTTGCATGGTCCTCAAAAAGTAGGCAATGAAAGAATAAGGTATTCAGGCTCATTGATGAAATACTCTTTTTCAGAAGTTAATCAAAAAAAGGGAATAAATATAATTAACTTAGATTCAGAGGGGAATATTGATGTAAGATTTTATAGATTAAAAGGAAAAAGAGATTTTAGAATTATAGAAGGCTATCTTGAAAATATAATAAGAGATTCTACAAAGGATAATTTAAATAAAGAAGACTATATAAAGGTAATTTTAAAAGATAAAGGTGAAATTTTAGATCCAATGGCTAAGATAAGGACTGTTTATCCAAATGTAATGGAATTGGTAAGGGAAGAAAGATTAAATAAGCAAGGTTCAGAAAGAAAAATAGCTGATATAAAGGAAAAATCTACTCTAACTTTGTTTAAGGATTTTTACAAGGATATAATTGGTGAAGATTGTAGCAGTGAAGAATTAGAGATCATTGCAAATATATTGGACAAGGCTAAGGAGGAAGAATATTAA